Sequence from the Candidatus Nitrospira nitrificans genome:
GGTGGCCATGAAACGGGACCCCGATGAGAAGCCATCGCCACAGCGCTTCTCGATGGTCAAGGCGATCGTCGTGACCCTTGTGCTCGGTAGCATCGCGGGCATCGGATACGCGGGATACGCAATTTTTAAGGACCAGAATCTGGTCACCAAGTTTCTGTCTCCCCCGGTACCGACAGGTCAGCCCGGCGTGGTGCTCACAGATTCGCAGTCGAAGCCTGCCCAGGCCGATGTCCGTCTGACTCGTGAAGGAATCGACCTTCTTCTCGACGTACTCGACGATGCGATTCGACGAAAGGATGTCGACGGCGTCCTGCGCCACATGACGCACGACGCGACCATCA
This genomic interval carries:
- a CDS encoding nuclear transport factor 2-like protein; protein product: MVAMKRDPDEKPSPQRFSMVKAIVVTLVLGSIAGIGYAGYAIFKDQNLVTKFLSPPVPTGQPGVVLTDSQSKPAQADVRLTREGIDLLLDVLDDAIRRKDVDGVLRHMTHDATITIHLKQGPQQQTAMLTREDYRKTLAMSFAFPSANDFTRTNTSVSLASDERSAKVSFKSTETLLQANREFKTEGEETLVFTIRDGKPMITSLEQTFPGDST